In Mercurialis annua linkage group LG5, ddMerAnnu1.2, whole genome shotgun sequence, a single genomic region encodes these proteins:
- the LOC126681829 gene encoding uncharacterized protein LOC126681829 — MAHDFWKLRLFASSLTKMAFTWYSHLSPNSIGAWKDMEMKFHEEFYRAPPDVTLADLARISQLPRMNFAMREHFEGHRFRDLFELTNRVTSYERLLQEKEQRRVSSKGTYYRDQLDVAVITDSEDDSSDDEVCMAEFLGKKPAECAALRKPGYVKNNKVSVIQKDYSFDLKKADDIFDALLKDGQISLSEGHVIPSSKELAGKDYCNFYNSWRHSTNNCVVFQNVVQKAITEGKLLFPARKEADANYIAINTIRPNLDQVLGIRKVLEKWSATKPRQRVVMSNTVKKHQKTKLTKPEPIYKHCQHCQQRPQI, encoded by the exons ATGGCCCATGACTTTTGGAAGCTACGGCTGTTTGCTAGCTCCCTCACCAAAATGGCGTTCACATGGTATTCCCACTTATCGCCGAACTCGATCGGCGCATGGAAAGACATGGAAATGAAGTTCCATGAAGAGTTCTACAGAGCACCACCCGATGTCACCTTGGCCGATTTAGCAAGAATCTCCCAGTTGCCAA GAATGAACTTCGCTATGAGGGAACATTTTGAGGGTCACCGCTTCAGAGATTTGTTCGAACTCACCAACAGGGTTACGAGCTATGAGCGATTACTTCAAGAGAAGGAACAGAGGCGAGTTTCCTCCAAGGGCACGTATTATCGTGATCAGTTAGACGTCGCAGTCATTACAGACAGCGAAGACGACTCATCAGATGATGAAGTATGTATGGCCGAATTCTTAGGTAAAAAACCGGCGGAGTGTGCAGCTTTGAGAAAACCGGGATAtgtgaaaaataataaagtatcGGTCATCCAGAAGGACTACTCATTTGATTTGAAAAAGGCCGACGACATCTTCGATGCTCTATTGAAAGATGGGCAGATTTCTCTGTCTGAAGGTCACGTCATACCTTCCAGCAAAGAACTGGCTGGCAAAGATTATTGCAACTTTTACAACTCTTGGAGACACAGCACTAATAATTGCGTGGTGTTCCAAAACGTGGTACAAAAGGCGATTACTGAAGGAAAGTTGCTATTTCCTGCCAGAAAGGAGGCCGACGCTAACTACATAGCCATTAATACGATTCGGCCCAACTTAGACCAAGTACTGGGTATCAGGAAAGTGCTGGAAAAGTGGAGTGCTACGAAGCCACGACAAAGGGTGGTCATGAGTAATACGGTTAAGAAACATCAGAAAACCAAGCTGACGAAGCCGGAGCCGATTTACAAGCATTGTCAGCATTGCCAACAGCGCCCTCAGATTTAG